One part of the Methanobacterium petrolearium genome encodes these proteins:
- a CDS encoding MoaD/ThiS family protein, with protein sequence MEIKVIIGEDEKKLDVEEGKTIKNLLQMMEIPVETVVVKKNQSIIMEEEIIEDGDIIEVIKVIYGG encoded by the coding sequence ATGGAAATAAAAGTTATCATCGGGGAAGATGAAAAAAAACTGGATGTTGAGGAAGGAAAAACAATTAAAAATTTACTTCAGATGATGGAAATACCTGTAGAAACAGTTGTGGTAAAGAAAAATCAGTCCATCATCATGGAAGAAGAGATCATCGAAGATGGCGACATTATTGAAGTAATAAAAGTAATTTATGGCGGATAA